A stretch of Caenorhabditis elegans chromosome IV DNA encodes these proteins:
- the egl-19 gene encoding Voltage-dependent L-type calcium channel subunit alpha (Confirmed by transcript evidence) — protein sequence MSVLASMMSSGEDEEQAAADEQERTDLWQQTLQAAVAASSSQDATKKRPAQRKPLRQTNVVERSERSLLCLSLNNPIRKLCISIVEWKPFEFLILFMICANCIALAIYQPYPAQDSDYKNTLLETIEYVFIVVFTIECVLKIVAMGFMFHPSAYLRNAWNILDFIIVVIGLVSTILSKMSIQGFDVKALRAFRVLRPLRLVSGVPSLQVVLNAILRAMIPLLHIALLVLFVILIYAIIGLELFCGKLHSTCIDPATGQLAQKDPTPCGTDTEGSAFKCQPSDSLTNMGVRWECSSNTTWPGPNNGITNFDNFGLAMLTVFQCVSLEGWTDVMYWVNDAVGREWPWIYFVTLVILGSFFVLNLVLGVLSGEFSKEREKARARGLFQKFREKQQLEEDLKGYLDWITQAEDIEPVNEDEQEDEPVAQTVVGEEADEEGEERVEDVRPSKWAARMKRLEKLNRRCRRACRRLVKSQTFYWLVILLVLLNTLVLTSEHYGQSEWLDHFQTMANLFFVILFSMEMLLKMYSLGFTTYTTSQFNRFDCFVVISSILEFVLVYFDLMKPLGVSVLRSARLLRIFKVTKYWTSLRNLVSSLLNSLRSIISLLLLLFLFIVIFALLGMQVFGGKFNFNPQQPKPRANFDTFVQALLTVFQILTGEDWNTVMYHGIESFGGVGTLGVIVCIYYIVLFICGNYILLNVFLAIAVDNLADADSLTNAEKEEEQQEIEGEDEEFEEGEDEGEEHGMDEPEGDEEMTSARPRRMSEVPAASTVKPIPKASSLFILSHTNSFRVFCNMVVNHSYFTNAVLFCILVSSAMLAAEDPLQANSTRNMILNYFDYFFTSVFTVEITLKVIVFGLVFHKGSFCRNAFNLLDILVVAVSLTSFVLRTDAMSVVKILRVLRVLRPLRAINRAKGLKHVVQCVIVAVKTIGNIMLVTFMLQFMFAIIGVQLFKGTFFLCNDLSKMTEAECRGEYIHYEDGDPTKPVSKKRVWSNNDFNFDNVGDAMISLFVVSTFEGWPQLLYVAIDSNEEDKGPIHNSRQAVALFFIAFIIVIAFFMMNIFVGFVIVTFQNEGEREYENCELDKNQRKCIEFALKAKPHRRYIPRNRLQYRVWWFVTSRAFEYVIFLIIVMNTVSLACKHYPSSRGFEDFLDVFNLIFTGVFAFEAVLKIVALNPKNYISDRWNVFDLLVVVGSFIDITYGKLNPGGTNLISINFFRLFRVMRLVKLLSRGEGIRTLLWTFMKSFQALPYVALLIVLLFFIYAVIGMQFFGKVALDDSTSIHRNNNFHSFPAAILVLFRSATGEAWQDIMLSCSDREDVRCDPMSDDYHKGGLNESRCGNNFAYPYFISFFMLCSFLVINLFVAVIMDNFDYLTRDWSILGPHHLEEFVRLWSEYDPDAKGRIKHLDVVTLLRKISPPLGFGKLCPHRLACKRLVSMNMPLNSDGTVCFNATLFALVRTNLKIYTEGNIDEANEQLRSAIKRIWKRTHKDLLDEVVPPAGKEDDVTVGKFYATFLIQDYFRRFKKRKEMEAKGVLPAQTPQAMALQAGLRTLHEIGPELKRAISGNLETDFNFDEPEPQHRRPHSLFNNLVHRLSGAGSKSPTEHERIEKGSTLLPFQPRSFSPTHSLAGAEGSPVPSQMHRGAPINQSINLPPVNGSARRLPALPPYANHIHDETDDGPRYRDTGDRAGYDQSSRMVVANRNLPVDPDEEEQWMRSGGPSNRSDRRNPHLREPMLVARGAALALAGMSSEAYEGTYRPVGEGKSVRLPFSSRPVLRPAEDSRPVDRLIGQSLGLGRYADARIVGAARREIEEAYSLGEQEIDLAADSLAPLMQHVGMHDIRDINENSRSALLRPAENSSRQHDSRGGSQEDLLLVTTL from the exons ATGTCAg TGTTAGCGAGTATGATGTCATCGGGGGAGGACGAGGAGCAGGCGGCAGCTGATGAGCAGGAGAGAACCGATCTGTGGCAGCAGACATTACAG gccGCCGTGGCAGCTTCATCATCACAAGATGCCACAAAGAAACGACCCGCACAACGGAAACCTCTTCGACAAACGAACGTCGTCGAAAGATCCGAACGATCACTTCTTTGCCTCTCCTTGAATAATCCCATCCGAAAATTGTGCATCAGTATTGTTGAATGGAA ACCATTCGAGTTTTTAATATTGTTTATGATATGTGCCAACTGTATCGCTCTAGCCATCTATCAACCCTATCCTGCTCAAGATTCAGACTATAAAAATACATTactt GAAACAATTGAATACGTGTTCATTGTCGTATTCACGATAGAATGTGTGCTCAAAATAGTGGCTATGGGGTTTATGTTTCATCCCAGTGCATATCTTCGAAACGCATGGAATATTCTCGATTTTATTATTGTTGTCATAGG acttgtGAGTACcatattatcaaaaatgtcaattcaAGGATTCGATGTAAAAGCTTTGAGAGCATTTCGTGTACTTCGACCGCTTCGTCTTGTATCAGGAGTACCAAGTTTACAAGTTGTGCTCAACGCCATCCTTCGAGCCATGATTCCTTTGCTCCACATTGCCTTATTGGTTCTGTTTGTTATTTTGATCTATGCTATTATTGGATTAGAGTTATTCTGCGGAAAACTTCATTCAACATGTATAGATCCAGCAACTGGACAATTAGCGCAAAAAGATCCAACACCTTGTGGTACTGATACAGAAGGAAGTGCATTCAAATGTCAACCATCTGATTCTTTAACCAATATGGGTGTTCGATGGGAATGTTCAAGTAACACAACATGGCCTGGTCCAAACAATGGAATCACGAACTTTGATAACTTTGGACTTGCTATGCTTACAGTATTCCAATGTGTATCATTAGAAGGTTGGACAGATGTAATGTACTGGGTAAATGATGCTGTTGGCAGAGAGTGGCCGTGGATATATTTTGTCACTCTTGTCATTCTTGGATCATTTTTCGTACTCAATCTTGTCTTGGGAGTCTTGTCTGGAGAATTCTCAAAAGAACGAGAAAAGGCAAGAGCGAGAggattgtttcaaaaatttcgagaaaagcAACAACTTGAAGAAGATTTGAAAGGATATCTCGACTGGATCACACAAGCAGAAGATATTGAACCAGTGAATGAAGATGAACAAGAAGATGAACCAGTTGCACAAACTGTAGTTGGAGAAGAAGCTgatgaagaaggagaagaacgAGTTGAAGATGTTAGACCGAGTAAATGGGCAGCTAGAATGAAAcgattagaaaaattaaataggaGATGTCGAAGAGCTTGTAGAAGATTGGTCAAAAGTCAAACATTTTATTGGCTGGTTATTCTTCTTGTGTTGCTCAATACATTAGTACTAACATCTGAACATTATGGACAATCCGAATGGCTCGATCATTtccaaa caatggCAAACTTGTTCTTCGTAATCCTTTTCTCGATGGAAATGCTCTTGAAAATGTATTCGCTTGGGTTCACGACTTACACGACATCTCAATTTAATCGATTCGATTGTTTCGTCGTTATCAGTTCGATTTTGGAGTTTGTGCTTGTCTATTTCGATCTTATGAAGCCACTTGGAGTGTCTGTGCTGCGTTCAGCACGTCTTCTGAGAATATTCAAAGTTACAAAGTACTGGACATCACTTCGTAATTTGGTATCTTCACTTTTGAACTCTCTTCGATCCATCATTTCCCTTCTGTTACTGCTTTTCCTGTTCATTGTTATCTTTGCTTTATTGGGAATGCAAGTTTTCGgaggaaaattcaatttcaatccaCAACAACCAAAACCAAGAGCCAATTTCGATACATTCGTTCAAGCATTGCTAACAGTATTCCAAATTCTTACTGGTGAAGATTGGAATACTGTAATGTATCATGGAATTGAATCATTTGGAGGTGTTGGAACACTTGGAGTCATCGTCTGTATCTACTATATTGTTCTGTTCATTTGCGGTAATTACATTTTACTGAATGTCTTCTTGGCTATTGCTGTCGATAATTTGGCCGATGCAGACAGTCTGACAAatgcagaaaaagaagaagagcaaCAAGAAATTGAAGGTGAAGATGAAGAATTTGAGGAAGGAGAGGATGAAGGTGAAGAGCATGGAATGGATGAACCAGAAGGAGATGAAGAAATGACATCAGCAAGACCGAGAAGAATGAGTGAAGTTCCTGCTGCAAGTACGGTCAAACCGATTCCAAAGGCTTCTTCGCTTTTCATTCTCAGTCATACCAACTCTTTTCG AGTGTTTTGCAACATGGTTGTCAATCATTCATATTTCACCAACGCCgttcttttttgtattttggtaTCATCTGCTATGTTAGCTGCTGAAGATCCTCTACAAGCAAACTCAACTAGAAATATG attctgaaTTACTTTGACTACTTCTTCACGTCTGTGTTCACAGTTGAGATCACGTTGAAAGTCATCGTATTTGGTTTGGTATTCCACAAAGGATCATTCTGTCGAAATGCATTCAATCTTCTCGATATCCTCGTCGTTGCAGTATCATTAACATCTTTTGTACTTCGAACTGATGCAATGTCTGTCGTCAAGATTCTTCGTGTGCTCCGTGTGCTCCGTCCACTTCGTGCAATTAACCGAGCCAAGGGTTTGAAACATGTTGTACAATGTGTAATTGTTGCTGTAAAGACTATCGGAAATATCATGTTGGTCACATTCATGCTTCAATTCATGTTTGCAATTATCGGAGTTCAACTTTTCAAGGGAACATTCTTCCTTTGCAATGATCTTTCGAAAATGACAGAAGCAGAATGCCGTGGAGAATATATTCATTATGAAGATGGAGATCCAACAAAACCAGTTTCAAAGAAAAGAGTTTGGTCGAATAATGACTTCAATTTTGATAACGTCGGAGATGCGATGATTTCACTTTTCGTAGTTTCAACTTTCGAAGGATGGCCACAACTTCTTTATGTTGCAATTGATTCAAATGAAGAAGATAAGGGACCTATACATAATTCAAGACAAGCTGTTGCTTTGTTCTTCATTGCTTTCATCATTGTCATCGCATTCTTCATGATGAACATCTTCGTAGGTTTCGTTATCGTTACATTCCAAAATGAAGGAGAACGTGAATACGAGAATTGTGAATTGGACAAGAATCAAAGAAAATGTATTGAATTTGCATTGAAAGCTAAACCACACAGAAGATACATTCCACGAAACAGATTACAATACAGAGTTTGGTGGTTTGTCACATCAAGAGCTTTTGAGTATGTCATCTTTCTGATTATCGTCATGAATACAGTATCTTTGGCGTGCAAGCATTATCCAAGTTCGAGAGGATTCGAAGACTTTTTGGATGTgttcaatttgattttcactGGAGTTTTCGCATTTGAAGCTGTTCTGAAGATTGTTGCATTGAAtccgaaaaattatatttccgATCGATGGAATGTCTTTGATTTGTTGGTTGTTGTCGGATCATTTATTGATATCAcatatggaaaattgaatcCAGGAGGAACAAATCTTATTTCAATCAACTTTTTCCGTCTGTTCCGTGTGATGCGTCTCGTGAAGCTGCTTTCAAGAGGAGAAGGAATTCGAACACTTTTATGGACATTCATGAAATCATTTCAAGCTCTTCCATACGTCGCCTTGCTCATcgttttgctctttttcatttATGCTGTCATCGGAATGCAATTCTTTGGAAAAGTTGCACTGGACGATTCAACATCTATACACAGGAACAATAACTTCCATTCGTTCCCTGCAGCGATTTTGGTGTTATTCAG ATCAGCAACTGGAGAAGCCTGGCAAGATATCATGCTTTCGTGTTCGGATCGAGAAGATGTCAGATGTGATCCAATGTCTGATGATTACCATAAAGGAGGCCTCAACGAATCTAGATGTGGAAACAATTTTGCATATCCATACTTCATTTCATTCTTCATGCTTTGCTCTTTCCTTGTCATCAATCTTTTCGTAGCTGTTATCATGGACAATTTCGATTATTTAACAAGAGATTGGTCAATTCTTGGGCCACATCATTTGGAAGAATTTGTAAGATTATGGTCTGAATATGATCCAGATGCAAAAGGACGAATTAAACATCTTGACGTCGTCACACTTCTTCGAAAAATCTCTCCTCCACTTGGATTTGGAAAACTGTGTCCTCATCGATTGGCCTGTAAGAGATTGGTATCAATGAATATGCCCTTGAACTCGGATGGTACTGTATGCTTCAATGCAACTCTTTTTGCTCTCGTTCGTACCAATTTGAAGATTTATACTG aagGAAACATCGACGAAGCAAATGAACAGCTGCGATCAGCAATTAAACGAATTTGGAAACGAACTCATAAGGATTTGTTGGATGAGGTTGTTCCACCGGCAGgaa AAGAAGATGATGTGACCGTTGGAAAATTCTATGCCACCTTCCTCATTCAAGACTATTTCCGTCGTTTCAAGAAGCGAAAAGAGATGGAAGCAAAGGGTGTCTTACCAGCTCAAACACCTCAAGCGATGGCTCTTCAG GCCGGACTCCGCACGCTACACGAGATCGGACCAGAATTGAAAAGAGCGATTTCTGGAAACTTGGAGACCGACTTCAACTTTGACGAACCAGAGCCTCAACACAGA AGACCACACTCTCTTTTCAACAATTTGGTACATCGTCTATCTGGTGCCGGATCCAAATCTCCTACTGAACACGAACGTATAGAAAAGGGCTCTACACTTTTGCCATtcc AACCACGCTCTTTCTCTCCAACTCATTCACTTGCTGGCGCTGAAGGATCACCAGTACCATCACAAATGCATCGTGGAGCTCCaatcaatcaatcaataaatctTCCACCTGTCAATGGATCAGCTCGACGTCTTCCCGCCCTTCCGCCGTACGCAAATCATATTCACGATGAGACGGACGACGGCCCCAGGTATCGGGATACTGGCGATCGAGCTGGTTACGATCAATCAAGCAGAATGGTTGTTGCCAATAGAAA TCTGCCTGTTGATCCCGATGAAGAAGAGCAATGGATGAGAAGTGGTGGACCGTCAAATCGATCTGACAGACGAAACCCACATCTACGAGAACCGATGCTTGTTGCTCGGGGAGCCGCTCTTGCACTCGCTGGAATGTCATCAGAAGCCTACGAAGGTACTTATAGGCCGGTTGGAGAAGGAAAGTCTGTTCGACTTCCATTCTCATCTCGACCTGTTCTCCGACCTGCCGAAGATTCACGACCTGTTGATCGACTGATCGGGCAATCATTAGGACTTGGAAG GTACGCCGACGCTCGGATTGTCGGAGCCGCTCGACGAGAAATTGAGGAAGCATATTCACTTGGTGAACAGGAAATTGACTTGGCAGCAGACTCATTAGCTCCATTAATGCAACATGTTGGAATGCATGATATCAGAGATATCAATGAAAACTCTCGAAGCGCACTTTTACGACCCGCCGAAAATTCATCTCGGCAGCATGATTCACGCGGAGGATCACAAGAAGATCTACTTTTAGTTACAACTCTTTGA
- the egl-19 gene encoding Voltage-dependent L-type calcium channel subunit alpha (Confirmed by transcript evidence): MSVLASMMSSGEDEEQAAADEQERTDLWQQTLQAAVAASSSQDATKKRPAQRKPLRQTNVVERSERSLLCLSLNNPIRKLCISIVEWKPFEFLILFMICANCIALAIYQPYPAQDSDYKNTLLETIEYVFIVVFTIECVLKIVAMGFMFHPSAYLRNAWNILDFIIVVIGLVSTILSKMSIQGFDVKALRAFRVLRPLRLVSGVPSLQVVLNAILRAMIPLLHIALLVLFVILIYAIIGLELFCGKLHSTCIDPATGQLAQKDPTPCGTDTEGSAFKCQPSDSLTNMGVRWECSSNTTWPGPNNGITNFDNFGLAMLTVFQCVSLEGWTDVMYWVNDAVGREWPWIYFVTLVILGSFFVLNLVLGVLSGEFSKEREKARARGLFQKFREKQQLEEDLKGYLDWITQAEDIEPVNEDEQEDEPVAQTVVGEEADEEGEERVEDVRPSKWAARMKRLEKLNRRCRRACRRLVKSQTFYWLVILLVLLNTLVLTSEHYGQSEWLDHFQTMANLFFVILFSMEMLLKMYSLGFTTYTTSQFNRFDCFVVISSILEFVLVYFDLMKPLGVSVLRSARLLRIFKVTKYWTSLRNLVSSLLNSLRSIISLLLLLFLFIVIFALLGMQVFGGKFNFNPQQPKPRANFDTFVQALLTVFQILTGEDWNTVMYHGIESFGGVGTLGVIVCIYYIVLFICGNYILLNVFLAIAVDNLADADSLTNAEKEEEQQEIEGEDEEFEEGEDEGEEHGMDEPEGDEEMTSARPRRMSEVPAASTVKPIPKASSLFILSHTNSFRVFCNMVVNHSYFTNAVLFCILVSSAMLAAEDPLQANSTRNMILNYFDYFFTSVFTVEITLKVIVFGLVFHKGSFCRNAFNLLDILVVAVSLTSFVLRTDAMSVVKILRVLRVLRPLRAINRAKGLKHVVQCVIVAVKTIGNIMLVTFMLQFMFAIIGVQLFKGTFFLCNDLSKMTEAECRGEYIHYEDGDPTKPVSKKRVWSNNDFNFDNVGDAMISLFVVSTFEGWPQLLYVAIDSNEEDKGPIHNSRQAVALFFIAFIIVIAFFMMNIFVGFVIVTFQNEGEREYENCELDKNQRKCIEFALKAKPHRRYIPRNRLQYRVWWFVTSRAFEYVIFLIIVMNTVSLACKHYPSSRGFEDFLDVFNLIFTGVFAFEAVLKIVALNPKNYISDRWNVFDLLVVVGSFIDITYGKLNPGGTNLISINFFRLFRVMRLVKLLSRGEGIRTLLWTFMKSFQALPYVALLIVLLFFIYAVIGMQFFGKVALDDSTSIHRNNNFHSFPAAILVLFRSATGEAWQDIMLSCSDREDVRCDPMSDDYHKGGLNESRCGNNFAYPYFISFFMLCSFLVINLFVAVIMDNFDYLTRDWSILGPHHLEEFVRLWSEYDPDAKGRIKHLDVVTLLRKISPPLGFGKLCPHRLACKRLVSMNMPLNSDGTVCFNATLFALVRTNLKIYTEGNIDEANEQLRSAIKRIWKRTHKDLLDEVVPPAGKEDDVTVGKFYATFLIQDYFRRFKKRKEMEAKGVLPAQTPQAMALQAGLRTLHEIGPELKRAISGNLETDFNFDEPEPQHRRPHSLFNNLVHRLSGAGSKSPTEHERIEKGSTLLPFQPRSFSPTHSLAGAEGSPVPSQMHRGAPINQSINLPPVNGSARRLPALPPYANHIHDETDDGPRYRDTGDRAGYDQSSRMVVANRKYADARIVGAARREIEEAYSLGEQEIDLAADSLAPLMQHVGMHDIRDINENSRSALLRPAENSSRQHDSRGGSQEDLLLVTTL, from the exons ATGTCAg TGTTAGCGAGTATGATGTCATCGGGGGAGGACGAGGAGCAGGCGGCAGCTGATGAGCAGGAGAGAACCGATCTGTGGCAGCAGACATTACAG gccGCCGTGGCAGCTTCATCATCACAAGATGCCACAAAGAAACGACCCGCACAACGGAAACCTCTTCGACAAACGAACGTCGTCGAAAGATCCGAACGATCACTTCTTTGCCTCTCCTTGAATAATCCCATCCGAAAATTGTGCATCAGTATTGTTGAATGGAA ACCATTCGAGTTTTTAATATTGTTTATGATATGTGCCAACTGTATCGCTCTAGCCATCTATCAACCCTATCCTGCTCAAGATTCAGACTATAAAAATACATTactt GAAACAATTGAATACGTGTTCATTGTCGTATTCACGATAGAATGTGTGCTCAAAATAGTGGCTATGGGGTTTATGTTTCATCCCAGTGCATATCTTCGAAACGCATGGAATATTCTCGATTTTATTATTGTTGTCATAGG acttgtGAGTACcatattatcaaaaatgtcaattcaAGGATTCGATGTAAAAGCTTTGAGAGCATTTCGTGTACTTCGACCGCTTCGTCTTGTATCAGGAGTACCAAGTTTACAAGTTGTGCTCAACGCCATCCTTCGAGCCATGATTCCTTTGCTCCACATTGCCTTATTGGTTCTGTTTGTTATTTTGATCTATGCTATTATTGGATTAGAGTTATTCTGCGGAAAACTTCATTCAACATGTATAGATCCAGCAACTGGACAATTAGCGCAAAAAGATCCAACACCTTGTGGTACTGATACAGAAGGAAGTGCATTCAAATGTCAACCATCTGATTCTTTAACCAATATGGGTGTTCGATGGGAATGTTCAAGTAACACAACATGGCCTGGTCCAAACAATGGAATCACGAACTTTGATAACTTTGGACTTGCTATGCTTACAGTATTCCAATGTGTATCATTAGAAGGTTGGACAGATGTAATGTACTGGGTAAATGATGCTGTTGGCAGAGAGTGGCCGTGGATATATTTTGTCACTCTTGTCATTCTTGGATCATTTTTCGTACTCAATCTTGTCTTGGGAGTCTTGTCTGGAGAATTCTCAAAAGAACGAGAAAAGGCAAGAGCGAGAggattgtttcaaaaatttcgagaaaagcAACAACTTGAAGAAGATTTGAAAGGATATCTCGACTGGATCACACAAGCAGAAGATATTGAACCAGTGAATGAAGATGAACAAGAAGATGAACCAGTTGCACAAACTGTAGTTGGAGAAGAAGCTgatgaagaaggagaagaacgAGTTGAAGATGTTAGACCGAGTAAATGGGCAGCTAGAATGAAAcgattagaaaaattaaataggaGATGTCGAAGAGCTTGTAGAAGATTGGTCAAAAGTCAAACATTTTATTGGCTGGTTATTCTTCTTGTGTTGCTCAATACATTAGTACTAACATCTGAACATTATGGACAATCCGAATGGCTCGATCATTtccaaa caatggCAAACTTGTTCTTCGTAATCCTTTTCTCGATGGAAATGCTCTTGAAAATGTATTCGCTTGGGTTCACGACTTACACGACATCTCAATTTAATCGATTCGATTGTTTCGTCGTTATCAGTTCGATTTTGGAGTTTGTGCTTGTCTATTTCGATCTTATGAAGCCACTTGGAGTGTCTGTGCTGCGTTCAGCACGTCTTCTGAGAATATTCAAAGTTACAAAGTACTGGACATCACTTCGTAATTTGGTATCTTCACTTTTGAACTCTCTTCGATCCATCATTTCCCTTCTGTTACTGCTTTTCCTGTTCATTGTTATCTTTGCTTTATTGGGAATGCAAGTTTTCGgaggaaaattcaatttcaatccaCAACAACCAAAACCAAGAGCCAATTTCGATACATTCGTTCAAGCATTGCTAACAGTATTCCAAATTCTTACTGGTGAAGATTGGAATACTGTAATGTATCATGGAATTGAATCATTTGGAGGTGTTGGAACACTTGGAGTCATCGTCTGTATCTACTATATTGTTCTGTTCATTTGCGGTAATTACATTTTACTGAATGTCTTCTTGGCTATTGCTGTCGATAATTTGGCCGATGCAGACAGTCTGACAAatgcagaaaaagaagaagagcaaCAAGAAATTGAAGGTGAAGATGAAGAATTTGAGGAAGGAGAGGATGAAGGTGAAGAGCATGGAATGGATGAACCAGAAGGAGATGAAGAAATGACATCAGCAAGACCGAGAAGAATGAGTGAAGTTCCTGCTGCAAGTACGGTCAAACCGATTCCAAAGGCTTCTTCGCTTTTCATTCTCAGTCATACCAACTCTTTTCG AGTGTTTTGCAACATGGTTGTCAATCATTCATATTTCACCAACGCCgttcttttttgtattttggtaTCATCTGCTATGTTAGCTGCTGAAGATCCTCTACAAGCAAACTCAACTAGAAATATG attctgaaTTACTTTGACTACTTCTTCACGTCTGTGTTCACAGTTGAGATCACGTTGAAAGTCATCGTATTTGGTTTGGTATTCCACAAAGGATCATTCTGTCGAAATGCATTCAATCTTCTCGATATCCTCGTCGTTGCAGTATCATTAACATCTTTTGTACTTCGAACTGATGCAATGTCTGTCGTCAAGATTCTTCGTGTGCTCCGTGTGCTCCGTCCACTTCGTGCAATTAACCGAGCCAAGGGTTTGAAACATGTTGTACAATGTGTAATTGTTGCTGTAAAGACTATCGGAAATATCATGTTGGTCACATTCATGCTTCAATTCATGTTTGCAATTATCGGAGTTCAACTTTTCAAGGGAACATTCTTCCTTTGCAATGATCTTTCGAAAATGACAGAAGCAGAATGCCGTGGAGAATATATTCATTATGAAGATGGAGATCCAACAAAACCAGTTTCAAAGAAAAGAGTTTGGTCGAATAATGACTTCAATTTTGATAACGTCGGAGATGCGATGATTTCACTTTTCGTAGTTTCAACTTTCGAAGGATGGCCACAACTTCTTTATGTTGCAATTGATTCAAATGAAGAAGATAAGGGACCTATACATAATTCAAGACAAGCTGTTGCTTTGTTCTTCATTGCTTTCATCATTGTCATCGCATTCTTCATGATGAACATCTTCGTAGGTTTCGTTATCGTTACATTCCAAAATGAAGGAGAACGTGAATACGAGAATTGTGAATTGGACAAGAATCAAAGAAAATGTATTGAATTTGCATTGAAAGCTAAACCACACAGAAGATACATTCCACGAAACAGATTACAATACAGAGTTTGGTGGTTTGTCACATCAAGAGCTTTTGAGTATGTCATCTTTCTGATTATCGTCATGAATACAGTATCTTTGGCGTGCAAGCATTATCCAAGTTCGAGAGGATTCGAAGACTTTTTGGATGTgttcaatttgattttcactGGAGTTTTCGCATTTGAAGCTGTTCTGAAGATTGTTGCATTGAAtccgaaaaattatatttccgATCGATGGAATGTCTTTGATTTGTTGGTTGTTGTCGGATCATTTATTGATATCAcatatggaaaattgaatcCAGGAGGAACAAATCTTATTTCAATCAACTTTTTCCGTCTGTTCCGTGTGATGCGTCTCGTGAAGCTGCTTTCAAGAGGAGAAGGAATTCGAACACTTTTATGGACATTCATGAAATCATTTCAAGCTCTTCCATACGTCGCCTTGCTCATcgttttgctctttttcatttATGCTGTCATCGGAATGCAATTCTTTGGAAAAGTTGCACTGGACGATTCAACATCTATACACAGGAACAATAACTTCCATTCGTTCCCTGCAGCGATTTTGGTGTTATTCAG ATCAGCAACTGGAGAAGCCTGGCAAGATATCATGCTTTCGTGTTCGGATCGAGAAGATGTCAGATGTGATCCAATGTCTGATGATTACCATAAAGGAGGCCTCAACGAATCTAGATGTGGAAACAATTTTGCATATCCATACTTCATTTCATTCTTCATGCTTTGCTCTTTCCTTGTCATCAATCTTTTCGTAGCTGTTATCATGGACAATTTCGATTATTTAACAAGAGATTGGTCAATTCTTGGGCCACATCATTTGGAAGAATTTGTAAGATTATGGTCTGAATATGATCCAGATGCAAAAGGACGAATTAAACATCTTGACGTCGTCACACTTCTTCGAAAAATCTCTCCTCCACTTGGATTTGGAAAACTGTGTCCTCATCGATTGGCCTGTAAGAGATTGGTATCAATGAATATGCCCTTGAACTCGGATGGTACTGTATGCTTCAATGCAACTCTTTTTGCTCTCGTTCGTACCAATTTGAAGATTTATACTG aagGAAACATCGACGAAGCAAATGAACAGCTGCGATCAGCAATTAAACGAATTTGGAAACGAACTCATAAGGATTTGTTGGATGAGGTTGTTCCACCGGCAGgaa AAGAAGATGATGTGACCGTTGGAAAATTCTATGCCACCTTCCTCATTCAAGACTATTTCCGTCGTTTCAAGAAGCGAAAAGAGATGGAAGCAAAGGGTGTCTTACCAGCTCAAACACCTCAAGCGATGGCTCTTCAG GCCGGACTCCGCACGCTACACGAGATCGGACCAGAATTGAAAAGAGCGATTTCTGGAAACTTGGAGACCGACTTCAACTTTGACGAACCAGAGCCTCAACACAGA AGACCACACTCTCTTTTCAACAATTTGGTACATCGTCTATCTGGTGCCGGATCCAAATCTCCTACTGAACACGAACGTATAGAAAAGGGCTCTACACTTTTGCCATtcc AACCACGCTCTTTCTCTCCAACTCATTCACTTGCTGGCGCTGAAGGATCACCAGTACCATCACAAATGCATCGTGGAGCTCCaatcaatcaatcaataaatctTCCACCTGTCAATGGATCAGCTCGACGTCTTCCCGCCCTTCCGCCGTACGCAAATCATATTCACGATGAGACGGACGACGGCCCCAGGTATCGGGATACTGGCGATCGAGCTGGTTACGATCAATCAAGCAGAATGGTTGTTGCCAATAGAAA GTACGCCGACGCTCGGATTGTCGGAGCCGCTCGACGAGAAATTGAGGAAGCATATTCACTTGGTGAACAGGAAATTGACTTGGCAGCAGACTCATTAGCTCCATTAATGCAACATGTTGGAATGCATGATATCAGAGATATCAATGAAAACTCTCGAAGCGCACTTTTACGACCCGCCGAAAATTCATCTCGGCAGCATGATTCACGCGGAGGATCACAAGAAGATCTACTTTTAGTTACAACTCTTTGA